The following proteins are co-located in the Solanum pennellii chromosome 1, SPENNV200 genome:
- the LOC107021936 gene encoding uncharacterized protein LOC107021936, whose translation MIPLVSPDKTTTKDPENFIEELKKVYKVMHVFDDESVELDAYKLKGVDRTWFNQWKDGRAEDAPHQSWSCFEEAFLGKFFPLELRESKKGRSSRPQLQKSTGHEPSTASAHVPKNGREHRGHNSQHFKVRPAISRCGRIHPGKCHDGYTGCFNCGQEGYFMRECPNNKEGGETPGNSAQSSSVSPPNRAAPRGVTSGTGGGKNRLYAIITCQEQENYLDIITGMNKVFTFYVYVLLDHRSSLSLVPPYVTILFEILHEKLRKPFSVSTHVRESILEERVYHDCPVSINHKSTGLI comes from the exons ATGATTCCCCTAGTTTCACCAGATAAAACAACTACTAAAGATCCGGAGAACTTCATAGaggagttgaagaaggtgtATAAGGTAATGCATGTGTTCGATGATGAGAGTGTTGAATTGGATGCATATAAACTGAAAGGTGTGGACAGAACATGGTTCAATCAATGGAAGGATGGAAGGgctgaggatgcaccacatcaAAGTTGGTCTTGTTTCGAGGAAGCCTTCTTGGGGAAGTTCTTTCCTCTTGAATTGAGGGAATCCAAG AAAGGTCGTTCGAGTCGACCACAATTACAGAAATCAACGGGGCATGAACCATCAACTGCTAGTGCACATGtgcccaaaaatggacgtgagcATAGAGGTCACAATTCACAGCACTTCAAGGTTAGACCGGCAATCTCAAG ATGTGGTAGAATCCACCCTGGCAAATGTCACGATGGCTACACCGGTTGCTTCAACTGTGGTCAAGAGGGTTACTTCATGAGAGAATGCCCTAATAATAAGGAAGGTGGTGAAACTCCGGGCAATAGTGCCCAATCTTCATCAGTATCTCCACCAAATAGGGCTGCACCCAGAGGAGTTACTTCTGGTACCGGCGGAGGGAAAAATCGCCTCTATGCAATCATTACctgccaagagcaagagaactaTCTTGATATTATCACGGGTATGaacaaagtctttactttttatgtttatgttttgttagACCACAGATCAAGTTTATCCCTTGTGCCTCCTTATGTTACAATTCTGtttgaaattctccatgaaaagCTTCGTAAACCTTTCAGTGTTTCTACACATGTTAGGGAGTCTATTCTAGAGGAAAGAGTGTATCATGATTGTCCcgtttccatcaatcacaagagtaccgGGCTGATTTAA